In Vibrio chagasii, the sequence TCTGAACTAGGCGATCTTTTTTATCACCTGTTACATTGAACAAGAAGGGCTGAGGGATGTTCACATACATAACAGGCTCTGCTGCAACCACAGCTGTTGCGGGCTGAGACTGAGATTCTGAGGCACTATCATCGGAGCCTAAGAAAAAGAACAGCGCACCACCGATACCAAGCAGTAAAACAACGACCGCTATAATGATAATAAGGAGCTTACTCTTTCCTTTAGGTGCATCTTGTACTTCTGCCATACTTTACTCTAACTTCCTGTTCTTTCGATTCACTGACGGTTCTGCCTATCAGCTGGTTCTGTCTATTAACTAAATGCGCTCAGCCTGATATTAGGCATAATAACTAATTCCATCACGCTTTGATGCGACATTCAATTCAAGATTGCTGCCACTATCAAGGTTTTCATCACCTTGCGTATCATTTGTGCGGTTAGAGCCTGATTGTTGCTCACCACTGTTGTATCTATCTTGCCCCTGACCTGAACTTTGCTGTTGAACGGATGAATCGGCAAGCTGCATACCCTGCTGAGCAAGCATCTCCCTCAATCGAGGTAAGGTTTGTTCAATCACATCCCTCGCCTGTTGGCTGTTCACCGTAAAATGCACGTTCGCCACGTCATTATTCATGGTCATGCGGATCTTCATCTGACCCAGTTCTGGTGGATCGAGTCGAATGTCTAAGTTCTTAAGGTTTTTAGACATCATCATTTGTACTTTTTCAGCGACCTGTTCGTTTGCTAGCTCTTTAGTCAGCTGCAACGGTGCCTGTTGAGCGGCTTGAATCTCGGCTCGTGTTGGTGCCGAACCTGCGTTAGCTGCACCTTGCACGCCAGCCGCAGAAGCGATCTGCTGAGCAAATGTGGTGTCTTTCGAATCTTCCTTAGCACCGGCTTTGCCAAGACCGGAAAGAGCAGCTGCACCAGCGCCGGCCTTAAGCAACATGTCTGTTGAACCCGCTTTAGTCGCGGCAGGTGCTGCATTCAGCGCCACACCTTGCGCGGTTAACGCCGGATCCAACGCAGCTTGTGGCTGTTGTGCTGCGACATTAGCTTGTTGAGCAGCTGCCTGTTGGGCTACATGTGTATTATTAGCGTGCAGCATTGCTGCTTTATCCGTCGCTGCATGAGTGGTAGCGGCATTACTTGTCGATTGCGCTGCAGCTTGTGCCGTAGTTTGCTGCGTAGCTGTCGCAACCACTGCTGTTGAAGCTGCCGCTGCTAAGGCTTTGGCTTCATTTGAATCTGTATTATCCCAATCAATCGCAACAGGCTCAGCAGAGGCATTGTTTGCGCCCGGAGCTTGGCTCAATAAAGCCGTTGCTTGTTGCTGAACGTTTACGAGTTGTTTATCCAAAACGTCTAACTCAGCGGTTGTTTTAGCCAGCATCGCTTGTTCATCTGTTGTCAAACTTGCGCCACTTTGCTGCTTCTGCAGCAAACCATCAACAACAGACTGTTTTGACTCAATCTGAGCGTTCAGTTGATTGAGCGCTTTGGTGTGTGTATCTACCTGTTTTGCCAACTCAATATCCGCTGGAGACAGTGCTTGGCTTTGTCCTGCAACTTCTGCTTGTGCCGCATTTTTCTGGCTGAGCTCTCGGCTCATGCTTGCTTCAATCTGCTCTGGAGTAACGCCTTTATCCATCAACTGACGAATTTCATCATCTGTTAATTGGGAAACGCCTTTCCCGCCAGTCAGCACAGCAATTTCAGAGTCCACTTCTAGCGCGCTACCTTGATTCGCTGCGTTGGTTTGCTGGAGTTGCTTACCCATTTCACCTGCAACTGAGAAGCCTGTAACAGAAGCTCCAGGAATACTACCTTGAGCTTGCTCAACCTGAGACTGTTCTAACTGAGAGTGCTGTGGCAAGGCTTTGCCGTTCGGCGTCTGATTCAGCGTTTTATTTGCCTCATCCAACTGACCTAATAACTTGTTTCCTTCATTCATCGCAGCCGCCGCTTGCGATGCTTGAGTCGGTTCGTCTAGCGCTGTTGAAGGTTGACCTTGCGGTTGAGCTGTCTGTTCCTTCAAGCCATTGTTGTAAGCCAATTCATCTTTCTCACCCGCCTTGTTAGCGGTAGCGGTATCATCGGCTGAATTCGCTTTAAGTTGCGACTCTGAGCTAGAGACAGCCTCTACAGGAGTTTTGTCTGTGGCTTGCTCACCCTCAACTTCTGAAGCCACTTGCTTACTTTGTGCTTGACTTGACTCATCCGTAGTCTCAGCTGTTGAGTTCGTTTTCTTTGCTTCATCTGAAGCTTCACTTTCCGTAGAGGCTTGTTTAGCATCAGATTTTGTAGTGCTGTCTGCTTCTTTTTCCGTTGCTTTGCTACCACTCTCTTCAAAGCCGAGCGCTTCTTTAAAAGATTCAAAGAAACCTTTTGAATCACCGGTTTCCTCCACCTTAGAAGCGGCAGAACCGGTATCCAACAACGAAGACGTTGTATTGGTCGCTGAATTTGAAGAAGGACTAACATTCATATATACAAGCTCTATCTACTAGCTTTGCCACCCTAAACAGGTGACAAAAAGAAAGTCGGATGCTTTTCATACCTTTGGAAGGCACAAGGCGCAATTTTATATAAATCAGAGCAAGAAACATGCCTAGAAATCTCGGCTAATCACCATGTGAACAGCGCCAGTAAGATTCGTGGCTCAGGATCACATCTTCTTTCGACTATAGAGCAAAGTTGAAAACTCATCCATTTGCTTTTGTTCTCTTTGATCCTGTAATTTGGCTTTCTCTTTCTGCTTCTTCTCCATCAACCACTCATAGGATTTACGTTTCTTACGCAGTTCCATCCAGTAGTTCTGGCAGTTGTCGACCTGATTTTTAAAGTGATGCTCCGCTTCTCGCTGTTTAGAAAGCGTTTCATCCAATTGAGTTAAGAAGCGATTCAAATGCCCATATTGACTGGCTGTTAGCCCAGCTTTGCCTCTATCGACAAGTTGCTGGCAATAATCCAGTCGATACTTTTCAATCTGTGCGACCTGTTCGTAGTAACCTTGCAGCTCCGCATTCGCTTTGTTGAGCGCTAATACCGCTTGGTTTTCTTGGTCTTTTGCTTGGTCGAGAAGAAACTCTAATGCGTTATCCATGACTAACCTTAATCACCTGCTAGCCACCCAGCACGTGCTTCAACATGTTGACGCACATGTCGTATGGCACTGTTTCTTTCATCTTCTGCTGTAAGTACTCATCTAACTTCGGCTTCAAGGTGAAGGCGCTATCAATCGCAGGGTCGGTACCCGGCTTGTAAGCACCAATCGACACCAAGTCTTGGTTCTTGCGACAGATAGAAAGCACTTGTCTTACGGCTTTCGACATCAACACATGTTCTTCGGTGGTAATTTGAGGCATCACACGGCTGACGGATTTCTCAACGTCAATCGCAGGATAATGACCCGCATCTGCCATTTCACGCGACAACACAACGTGGCCATCGAGGATCGCTCGTGAGGCATCGGCGATTGGGTCTTGTAGATCATCACCTTCGGTTAATACTGTAAAAAAGGCTGTGATCGAGCCTTGCTCATCATTGCCGTTACCCGCACGTTCAACCAGCGCTGGTAACTTAGCAAATACTGATGGCGGATAACCTTTAGTTGCCGGCGGTTCGCCAACAGATAGTGCGATTTCACGCTGAGCCTGTGCAAAACGGGTCAGTGAGTCCATCAGGAGCAGAACATCTAAGCCTTGGTCACGAAAATATTCCGCCACCGTTAGCGCCGTTTGACAGCCTTTCAAACGCATCAATGGTGATGAATCGGCAGGCGCAGCAACCACAACCGATCGCTTACGGCCGTCTTCACCAAGAATCTCTTCGATAAACTCTTTTACTTCGCGTCCACGCTCACCAATCAAGCCCACCACAACCACTTGCGCTGTGGTACCTCGAGTCATCATGCCTAGTGTTACGGATTTACCAACACCAGAACCTGCGAACAGACCGATACGCTGCCCTTTACCTACCGTCAGCAAGCCGTTAATTGCTTTCAAGCCAACATCAAGTGGTTCAGAAATTGGCTTACGAGCCAGAGGGTTAATCGGTTCGGCACTGAATGATGCGCGTTGCTCGGTATAGATAGGACCAAGCCCATCCAATGGGTTGCCCACACCGTCGATAACACGACCAAGCAGTTCCATACCCACCGGAATACCGCTTTCAGAAGTCATGGGAGTGACGCGAGCACCGGGTAAGATCCCTGTGATTTGTTCACTCGGCATCAGAAATAGGTTATCACCAGAGAAACCAACCACTTCAGCTTCCATCTGGCCAGACATGGTTTCAACTAAACACAGGCTACCAATCGGCGCTTTGCAGCCAGTTGCTTCAAGGGTTAATCCGACTACCCGCACCAACTTACCAGAAGCAACGGGGCGTGATTTTAGCCCTTCGACTTTGTATTGGCTGAGACGATTTGCTAACTCAAGCATTACGCATGACCTTGATGACGATTAGCACCACAGAAGCTCTGGATAACGTTCTTCACACGCTCTTCCATTCGATAATTCACACTCGATTCACCCGCTTCAATTTGTACATCGCCACGGTTAAGTGCAGGCTCTGAAACTAATGTCCAATTTCGGCAGTCCAATTCCGTATCCCCATACGCAGAACGGATGATCGTGACGTCTTCCGGGTTAAGCTTCAAGGTAATAGCGTGACCAGAAATCGGCAGCGATTCGACAGACTCTTTCACGGTATCTAGGATGATTTGTGGATTGGTCTGAACTTCAACGTGCACCACCTCTTTAACCATAGTCAGCACCATGTCCACTAGCTGCTTTTCAACCTGAGCGTTCATCAGTTCCAAAGGTTGAGCAAACTGGTTTGCGAGCCCCATAAAGATAGCGACTTGTTGTTGAATGTACTCTTGACCAGCGGTAACGCCTTCGAGCTTACCGGCTTCATTACCCTCGGCATGGCCCGCGGCAAAACCTTCTTCTTTGCCTTTTTCGTAACCTTGCTTGAAGCCAGCTTCCTGACCTTGATGCAGACCTTCTTGATAAGCGCCTTGCTTGATCAGTTCGATTTGTTCTTCGGTCAGAATCAGCTCTTCCTCTTCGATCGCTTCTTCAACCGTTGGCATCCAACCCGGATCGTAGTTAAACGCCGTTTCTTTGGCTTGTTTACTCACATCAGAGGTGTAATCAGGTAGCCCCCATTTCTGAGGTTGGGCAACCGTATTATCTTCTTCAGGGCGAAGGAAGCCGCGTTTTCTATCACCTGACATATCAGTACCTATTTCTGAGTGAGCCCAACTGCTTATAAATTCAGGCAGTTAAACTGTAATTAATCTGTGGTTCGAGGTCGGACAAAGAAAAGCCCCAACGGTGTGGGGCTTTTGAGGTTTCTGTATTAAAGGAACTCGTCGGCGCCACCAGACAGCATAATCTCGCCACTGTCTGCCATCTTCCTCGCAATACCCAAAATCTCTTTCTGAGCCGCTTCTACGTCAGAGACTTTCACTGGCGGCATTGCCTCAATATCGTCTCTCATCATATCGGCAGCACGTTTAGACATGTTCTTGAAGATCTTCTCACGCAGGCCTTCATCAGCACCTTTAAGTGCTTTCTGTAGAACGTCTTGTGGAACGTCACGTAGCAGTTTCTGAACACCTTGGTCGTCCACTTCAATGAGGTTTTCAAACACAAACATAAGATCTTGAATCTGCGTTGCCATGTCTTCGTCTTGATCGCGGATTTGATCCATCAAGACACCTTCAACATTGTTGTCCATGTAGTTCATGATCTCTGCCGCTGCCTTCAGGCCGCCAATTTTGGCAGCTTGAGCGCCAGCTTGACCTGCGAACTGTTTCTCCATGATTTCGTTCAGCTCAGCAAGCGCCGAAGGTTGAACTTCTTCAAGGTTAGCAATACGCATCATCAGATCTAAACGTACACGTTCAGGGAACTGAGACAGTATCTCAGCAGACTGATCGGCTTCTAGGTAAGACAATACGATAGTTTGAATCTGCGGGTGCTCGTTAATGATGATACTTGCCACCTGACGAGGATCCATCCACTTAAGAGAATCCAAGCCTTTTGAGCCGGTTCCCAGAAGGATTTGGTCAACAAGGTTGTTGGCCTTGTCTTCACCCAGAGCTGCCACAAGTGCATTGCGCATGAAGTCTTCACTGCCCATACCGATGTTGGTGTACTTCTGAATATCATCTAAGAAAGCACGGTGCACTGCGCCTACTTTCTCCTGAGATAGATCCGTAGCACGCGCCATTGCACTACCCACACGTTGAACCTGCTTAGGTTCTAGGTGGCGAATAATGCCTGCCGCATCTTCTTCGTTCAAACTTAGCAATAAGATCGCAGCGCGCTCATCGCCTGAGATAGAGCCGATATCCACACTTGAAACATCAAGCACTTCACCGCCTTCAGCTTGTTGTGGAACAATTTCGTTAGCCATCTGCCATCCAATTCTTAACTACTTGAGCTGCTAGCTCTGGTTCATTCGCTACAAGTGCACGTACTGCTTTCAGCACGTCTTCATCTTTATGAAGATTCGGTAAGTCGATGCTTGAACCAAATTCAAACAGCTCGCCGCCTTCAATGTCACCGCCAATTAGGCTGGTCTCGCCATCGGCACCAATTGGCATGCCGTCTGGACCGTACATCTGGTCATCGTTGTCTGCAGCTGGGTTAAGCAGTTTCTTCATTGCTGGGCGAACAAGAACTAACACCACCACAATAATAACCAACGCGCTCGCAAACCAACGTACCCAATCATTGAAGTTAGGGTGCTCCCAGATAGGCACATCAGGAACCACATCTGTGATTTGTGGTGCGAACTGCATACTTAATACATTCAATAAGTCACCGCGGCTTTCATCAAAACCAACCGTACCAATCAGTACTTGGCGAATCGCGTTGATTTCGCTAGCTGGGATTGGCGTGTGCACCACTTCACCCGTATCTGGGTTGATGGATTGACGGTCTTTAATCGCTACCGATACCGTTTGACGGTTCACCGTGCCAGTTTGCTTACGCTCATGACTGATAGTGGTGTCTAATTCGAAGTTTCGCGTCGCTTCTTTGTGAACCGAGCCCTGCCCAGTCATGGCGCCATCTTTCATCTGAGCGACATCTTGAGGGATAGACGCATCTGATGGAGGTTGGTTACTCAGCGCCCCAGGAATACCAGCGACAGTATTGCCGTTATTGTAATCTTCTAAGGTGTATTCGCTTCGAGTTGCCGGCGTGTTCGGATCAAAACGCTTTCTGGTTTGTTCTACCGCACTAAAGTCGAGCTGAATATCAACCTGCGCCGTGTAGTTTCCAAAACCAAGGATAGGAATCAAGATAGAGTCAATTTTCTCACGCAGTGCTTGTTCTTGGTTGCGCTCCAACTCGTGCTCTTTACGGCGCGCCGAAGACATTGGGTCTTGAGAACCAGAGCTCAGCAGTCGACCATGTTGATCAGTCACGGTAATTCGTGAGGTTTTCATTCCCGGAACAGCACTCGCGACCATGTCCACAACAGAGTCAATTTCTTGCTGCTTGAGGTTAGTACCGGTTTTGAGGGTCAGGAATACAGAAGCAGAGGCTTCTTGATTGTGACGTACAAAAACACTTTGCTTAGGTAGCGCCAATAAAACCTGCGCTTTACGCACCTGTTTCATCTGTTCAATGGCTTTCGCAAGCTGTCTTTCACGGCTTAATTTCAGGCGTTCTTGCTCTAAACGTTGTGATACACCGAAGCCCATGTCTTGCATGAGGATGTCATCACCTGCGTTTCGCTCTTGGTTCAAACCAGCTCGAACCATATTGAGCTTCAGAGAGTTGTACTCACTCGCAGGCACCGAAATAGTATTGCCTTCAAGTGAATATTCGATCTTTTGCTGATCTAAGTAGTCAAGAACTGGGATCAATTCTTCTGTTTCGTACGCCCCTAATGGACGCATTTCTGGCTCTTTTACCCAGAAAAACAGCATCACAATAAGCGCGACACAGATTGAGATAGACAGCACTAAGACAACCTGACGAAGTAAATCGAGGTCACCTACGGCCATATCAAATTTAGATGAACTACGTTCACCTAGATCGGGGTTTTGCCCTTCTCCGTCCAGCTCAGCACCCGCAATGAGTGCGTGGTCGTTACCATCGCTCACGGTTAAATCTGTTGTTTGACTATTATCTGCCACTACTTAACTACCCAACTTATACCGGCATATTCATCAGCTCTTTATACGACTCAACCAACTTATTTCTAATTTGGATTGTCGCTTCAAAGGCCACACTAGATTTATTACGAGCAATCATCACATCAGACAGCGACACACTTTGGTCACCGCTATCAAAACGAGTTTGTAGATCCCCTGAAGTCTTTTGCAATGAGTTCACATTGTTGATGGCTTGCGTCAGCATGTTGCCGAAGTCTGCACCGACCGTTTGTCCTGTCGCAGCAGGACGCGCGCTCGCAGCTTCAACCATCATTGCCTGCATTTCGCCTTGTAAACCATCTATTCTCATTTACTACCTCAAGGAGTCAAAATTATGACTATCTATTTTGCTGTATTATTGACAGAGCAATTAGCGTGCCATACCTAAAAACGACTAGATATCGTATTACACTAGTCAGAAAGCTGACACTACTAATCTGTGCTTAGTTTGGGATATCTATTCCAGCATCGCGCATTTTTGCTAACTTATAGCGCAATGTGCGAGGGCTAATACCGAGTTTCTCAGCCATATCTTTACGTCGGCCATTACATGCAATCAAAGTTTCGAGGATGATCG encodes:
- the fliI gene encoding flagellar protein export ATPase FliI: MLELANRLSQYKVEGLKSRPVASGKLVRVVGLTLEATGCKAPIGSLCLVETMSGQMEAEVVGFSGDNLFLMPSEQITGILPGARVTPMTSESGIPVGMELLGRVIDGVGNPLDGLGPIYTEQRASFSAEPINPLARKPISEPLDVGLKAINGLLTVGKGQRIGLFAGSGVGKSVTLGMMTRGTTAQVVVVGLIGERGREVKEFIEEILGEDGRKRSVVVAAPADSSPLMRLKGCQTALTVAEYFRDQGLDVLLLMDSLTRFAQAQREIALSVGEPPATKGYPPSVFAKLPALVERAGNGNDEQGSITAFFTVLTEGDDLQDPIADASRAILDGHVVLSREMADAGHYPAIDVEKSVSRVMPQITTEEHVLMSKAVRQVLSICRKNQDLVSIGAYKPGTDPAIDSAFTLKPKLDEYLQQKMKETVPYDMCVNMLKHVLGG
- the fliE gene encoding flagellar hook-basal body complex protein FliE — its product is MRIDGLQGEMQAMMVEAASARPAATGQTVGADFGNMLTQAINNVNSLQKTSGDLQTRFDSGDQSVSLSDVMIARNKSSVAFEATIQIRNKLVESYKELMNMPV
- the fliJ gene encoding flagella biosynthesis chaperone FliJ, producing the protein MDNALEFLLDQAKDQENQAVLALNKANAELQGYYEQVAQIEKYRLDYCQQLVDRGKAGLTASQYGHLNRFLTQLDETLSKQREAEHHFKNQVDNCQNYWMELRKKRKSYEWLMEKKQKEKAKLQDQREQKQMDEFSTLLYSRKKM
- the fliL gene encoding flagellar basal body-associated protein FliL, whose amino-acid sequence is MAEVQDAPKGKSKLLIIIIAVVVLLLGIGGALFFFLGSDDSASESQSQPATAVVAAEPVMYVNIPQPFLFNVTGDKKDRLVQIKAQLMVRGSKNEDLARYHSPLVESTLLATFASATVDQLRSPTGRVELRDKATEDIKASLAQAVGQPVIEKVLFTDFVIQ
- the fliG gene encoding flagellar motor switch protein FliG; translated protein: MANEIVPQQAEGGEVLDVSSVDIGSISGDERAAILLLSLNEEDAAGIIRHLEPKQVQRVGSAMARATDLSQEKVGAVHRAFLDDIQKYTNIGMGSEDFMRNALVAALGEDKANNLVDQILLGTGSKGLDSLKWMDPRQVASIIINEHPQIQTIVLSYLEADQSAEILSQFPERVRLDLMMRIANLEEVQPSALAELNEIMEKQFAGQAGAQAAKIGGLKAAAEIMNYMDNNVEGVLMDQIRDQDEDMATQIQDLMFVFENLIEVDDQGVQKLLRDVPQDVLQKALKGADEGLREKIFKNMSKRAADMMRDDIEAMPPVKVSDVEAAQKEILGIARKMADSGEIMLSGGADEFL
- the fliH gene encoding flagellar assembly protein FliH; translated protein: MSGDRKRGFLRPEEDNTVAQPQKWGLPDYTSDVSKQAKETAFNYDPGWMPTVEEAIEEEELILTEEQIELIKQGAYQEGLHQGQEAGFKQGYEKGKEEGFAAGHAEGNEAGKLEGVTAGQEYIQQQVAIFMGLANQFAQPLELMNAQVEKQLVDMVLTMVKEVVHVEVQTNPQIILDTVKESVESLPISGHAITLKLNPEDVTIIRSAYGDTELDCRNWTLVSEPALNRGDVQIEAGESSVNYRMEERVKNVIQSFCGANRHQGHA
- a CDS encoding flagellar hook-length control protein FliK; this translates as MNVSPSSNSATNTTSSLLDTGSAASKVEETGDSKGFFESFKEALGFEESGSKATEKEADSTTKSDAKQASTESEASDEAKKTNSTAETTDESSQAQSKQVASEVEGEQATDKTPVEAVSSSESQLKANSADDTATANKAGEKDELAYNNGLKEQTAQPQGQPSTALDEPTQASQAAAAMNEGNKLLGQLDEANKTLNQTPNGKALPQHSQLEQSQVEQAQGSIPGASVTGFSVAGEMGKQLQQTNAANQGSALEVDSEIAVLTGGKGVSQLTDDEIRQLMDKGVTPEQIEASMSRELSQKNAAQAEVAGQSQALSPADIELAKQVDTHTKALNQLNAQIESKQSVVDGLLQKQQSGASLTTDEQAMLAKTTAELDVLDKQLVNVQQQATALLSQAPGANNASAEPVAIDWDNTDSNEAKALAAAASTAVVATATQQTTAQAAAQSTSNAATTHAATDKAAMLHANNTHVAQQAAAQQANVAAQQPQAALDPALTAQGVALNAAPAATKAGSTDMLLKAGAGAAALSGLGKAGAKEDSKDTTFAQQIASAAGVQGAANAGSAPTRAEIQAAQQAPLQLTKELANEQVAEKVQMMMSKNLKNLDIRLDPPELGQMKIRMTMNNDVANVHFTVNSQQARDVIEQTLPRLREMLAQQGMQLADSSVQQQSSGQGQDRYNSGEQQSGSNRTNDTQGDENLDSGSNLELNVASKRDGISYYA
- the fliF gene encoding flagellar M-ring protein FliF; amino-acid sequence: MADNSQTTDLTVSDGNDHALIAGAELDGEGQNPDLGERSSSKFDMAVGDLDLLRQVVLVLSISICVALIVMLFFWVKEPEMRPLGAYETEELIPVLDYLDQQKIEYSLEGNTISVPASEYNSLKLNMVRAGLNQERNAGDDILMQDMGFGVSQRLEQERLKLSRERQLAKAIEQMKQVRKAQVLLALPKQSVFVRHNQEASASVFLTLKTGTNLKQQEIDSVVDMVASAVPGMKTSRITVTDQHGRLLSSGSQDPMSSARRKEHELERNQEQALREKIDSILIPILGFGNYTAQVDIQLDFSAVEQTRKRFDPNTPATRSEYTLEDYNNGNTVAGIPGALSNQPPSDASIPQDVAQMKDGAMTGQGSVHKEATRNFELDTTISHERKQTGTVNRQTVSVAIKDRQSINPDTGEVVHTPIPASEINAIRQVLIGTVGFDESRGDLLNVLSMQFAPQITDVVPDVPIWEHPNFNDWVRWFASALVIIVVVLVLVRPAMKKLLNPAADNDDQMYGPDGMPIGADGETSLIGGDIEGGELFEFGSSIDLPNLHKDEDVLKAVRALVANEPELAAQVVKNWMADG